The Couchioplanes caeruleus sequence AGGTCCGGCGGCACGCGGCGGGCGAGCCGCTGGCGAACGTCGTCGTCGGGCCATGACGCTCGGCACTCACCGCTGCACGGCAACGCCAAGTTTCCGCTCCCGCACTCTGCTGGCCATGGCATGCCGCGGGATGTTCTTTGCGCTCACCGAGGACCAGGAAGCCGCGCTGATGGCGACGCGCGACGACTCCAAGGTGCGGGTGTTCGTCGAGGAGGTCGAGATGGGCGACTGTGAGGGCGAGCCGCCGCGGCGGATCCCGCCATGCGTGGCCTGATCATCGCCTACGACGTGCTCGGCGGGCAGTTCGCCTGGATACCCGCTCAACCCGGCGCTGCGCCCACGGTGCACTACTTCGGCCCGGACGTCCTCGACTGGCAGGACCTGGAACAGGGCTACGCAGACTGGCTGTCCGCCATCCTGGCCGGCTCCCTGACCCGGTTCTACGACACGTTGCGCTGGTCCGGATGGCAGGCGGCGGTGCAGACACTGCCGCCGGGCCAAGGCATCACCGTCTACCCGCCGCCCCGGAGCCGGGAAGGCAAGAACCTGTCAACCACGTCCCGGATGCCCGCGCCGTTGATCCAGCTCGCCTCCTACTACCAGGACACCGCCCACCAACTCGGATCCCAGGACCATTCGACATAGCCGCGGCGGAACTGCGGTTGTGCGCATCCGCGGTCATCAGCTCGCCCTACGTTCTGCACGCACGGACGGCGGCAGGAGAGCGCGGCGCCCGGATTGCCTCGAAGTCGAATGCGTGACAGTGCGCATTCCGGCATCATCGTCCGATGGAGCCGGGCGACGCGAGGATCATTCTCATCGACGACTTACGCTCGTTCGTCGACGGCCGGCGTGCAGAGGTGGCCCGTACCAGCGCCGATGGTGTAGAACTTCTCGATCGCTGCTGGCCCGGAATCGTGCAGGCAGAAGCGCTGCAACCGGTCGGCCTCGCGGTTCTGCCGTCCTTCTTTAACGACCTGCTAGGCGAACTTCCGTGGTGGAACGGTATCTGGCGAGTTATCCACGTCGAGCCGGCTCACCCGCGGGAGATTGCCAGCGATCATGACCGGCAGATGAACAGGTGCACCGAGGTCTCGGTGCCGGGGACGCTAAGTGGCGACCCGGGACAGACGTTGCCGTTCTTCGGACGTGTCCGGTTCCAGGGTGACCGGCTGCTGCGGTTTCAGGCGAAGATTGCAGACACGGTCGTGGGGCCTGCGCTCGCGGAAGCTGGCACCCCAGAACCGCATCCGTTCGGTGCTGCACTGCGCAAGCTCATGGACAACCGGGGCGTCTCAGTGAAGGACCTAGCCATGCGAACCGCTCGCGCGATGTCGACCATCAATGCGGTTCAGACCGGGTGGCACAATCCGCACCCCGTCCTGATCCGAGAGATCGCTCGCGCCCTGGACATACCCGAGGCGGACTTGGCCGCGATTGCTGGTGTTGACGATGCAACGTTCGGCGTTGCGGAAGACACCAGCACACAGCTTGGAGGGCCACAGTAGCGACGTTCTCATCTCGGCTGAAATGAGTGCTTCCATGGACAAGGTGCGCGGCGCGGCTCCCGTGGGGTTGTGGTGTCGATCGCCCCTCGGACACCAACTAAAGACACGATCGTTCGCCGGGGTGACCACCTCGGCGATCATTGTTTCTGGGCCCGGTTGGTAGGTCAGCCGCAGGCCGATCCGGCTGAACAGCTCCGCCTTGTCTCGGGGGTCGGCGTCGCGGAGCAGCCGGAACAAGTCGTTGAACGCGTCGCGATGGTGTCGAGCCGGTCGCTGCGAATCCGGCTGGGGCGGCGCCTCGGTGAGGCCGAGCCGGGCCTGAGCCGCCTTCTTGATTGCGGTCGTCTCGCTGATCCAGCCAGCGACGAGCGCGGGGTCGCCTCCGGCGTCCAGCGTCGCGTGATACCGATCGATCTTGGCGTCGGCGTCAGCGATGGTCCGGCACAGCTCCTCCACCTCACCGGCGACGTGCTCCACGCGATCGCCGGGATCCTGCGGCCGACCGGCCGGCTGGTGGTCGCGCAACCGGTAATCCATCGAGTGGACGACGAGGAGCGTGACAACTTCGTCAGGCAGCTCTACCAGGACTACCACCTGGCCCAGCCGCCGTACCAGCGGGCCGGGACGCAACGGGTCGAGCTCGCCTGCGGAGGCGGCTTCGGGCGTACCGGGACGGCATTGTCCTGCCTGGCGGTCCTCGACGGCGTGGCCCTCGCGGAGGCGGTTGCCTATGTCCGCGAGCACTATTCCCACCGGGCCGTCGAGACCCCGTGGCAACGCCGTTTCGTCACTCGCTTCGACCAGGCGGCTCACCGCCAGCCCTAACCGATTCGTGGCCGTGCCGGCCGGATCGCTCGGCGGTGCGGGGCGATGACCGTGCAAAGCGAACTGGCCGGCATGCGTACGGACCGTGGCCTCAACCTGGCGGCGAGCTGGTACGTCGCACTGCCGTCGAACCGGCTGCGGCGCACGCCGAAGGCGATCACGCTGTTCGGCCGCCGCCTGGTCGCCTGGCGGGACGGCAGCGGCCGGCCCTCGGTGATGGCGCGCGCCTGCCCGCACCTGGGCGCCAGCCTCGCCGACGGCAAGGTCGTCGACGGGACGATGCGGTGCGCGTTCCATCATTGGCGGTTCACCGGTGACGTCGTCTGTATGGCTGTCCCGGGCGCCGACCGCATCCCGCGCGGCGTCCTGCAGCCCTGCGGACGCCTACTTGCCTACCGGCAGCGATGGCGTCGGCGCGATGATGGCGTAGCCCCAGGGCACGTCGGACTGGTTCCCTTCCATGAAGACAACGCTCTGCTCGGCGGGCAGGGTGCCCAAGCCGTTCACCGTCACCGTTCCGTCGCAGGGGATCTCAGCGGTGACAAGCGCCTCATCAGAAGCGCCGGACCTGCCGCTGCGCACCCCGACTGACAGTGTCTTACCCGAGGTCGCCGATGTGCAGGCGGCGTGCATCCAGTACTGCTGTCCGGAACGCGCGTCGCGACGCAGGGTGGTCTCGGCGGCAGGGTGACCGTCCTTCTGGGTGATCACTCGTCGAGACAACTCACCGGCGACGGCGGGAGGCGGCTCCAAGCGCACCAGCGGTCTGCCGCTGCTGGTAGTAGCCGACGGCACCTGGGACGGCCGGTTCTCATTGTGAGGCGACGCAGACGGTTTCGGTCCGGGGGCCGGGTCGTTCGTGCATCCCGCGATAGTGGCAGCTGCTGTTACCACGACAAGCAGAGCCTTCGTCCGCGATCTTGACATGCGCTCATCATCCCAAGCTGACAGCGAACCGGTGACGAGCACACTGATCTGCCGCCGTCCTGCGCGCCGGCCGACGGGGTGCGGTCACGCGATGTGATCATCAGGCTGCCCGGCCGAGCCGGACACCGGTCCGACGCTCATCTGAGCCTTGGAAGCCGCCGGTATCGGCTTCAGTAACAGCAGCCGGTCAGGTGACGCGACCGGGCATCGAAGGCGACGCAGCTCCGCCAGGTATGGCGGTGATCAAATTACCGGCCTGTATCTTGTACAGCCCTTGGCGAGAGTGAAAACGCAGGTCACAGTGGATTGTCGGTGGGCCGGCCGTAGGCGGCAGCAATGCGGCAATGGATGGCATCCGCACCCATCTTCGGCCGGGCCGCCAATCGACCTCTGATCACAGGTCAGCGCTCGCGACCCTCCCGCGACGCCGATGGTGCGCCTATCGAAGACTCTGCCCGGCCCAACGGGACGGGGAGACGACCTGACCCACTGCAGCAGACCACCACCACGCTCCACCGTTGAGGCACAGGCAGGTTCTCTGCGGGTCGGGCGGCTCGGATAGCGCGTTCCTCCAGGTCGGAGCTCAAGCCAACCGACCAGGCCGCGACCGGCGGTCGCCGGTCACGGCTGTCGCTCCCGTGCGGTCAAAGTGGCTGCCATAGGGCCGGTGTGTGGGGCGGCTCCCATCCGGGCACCGAGGTGTGCGCCTGGAGCGCGCGATAGCCCGTGCCGCCGTACGTGACGACCGCGCCCACGGCGTACGCGGTGTACGGCGCCCAGCTCCCACCCGGCGGTGGATCGGTCGGCGGCGGCACGCTCCCGCCGACGACCGATTCGATCCAGCCGCGATGCGTGGCCGCGTCCATGTAGATGGACGGGCCCTGGCCGCAGACGGCCGAGGTGCCGCCGGTGGTCGTCCCGGCGAGTTGCCAGCCGCCGGCGGCGCGCAGGACGGCCGGCCCGCCGGAGTCGCCGTAGCAGGCGCCGCGCCAGCCGTCGACGTTGCCGACGCACAGCTGCGGCCCGCCGGTGCCGCAGCGGCTGTCCGGCAGCACCGTGGTGTCGAGCTGCTGGAGGATGGCCGGCGGCGGCCCGGGGTTGGGATCGCGGGTCGCGCCCCACCCGAGCAGTCGGATCGGCGCACCGATCGGGACGCTCGGCGCAATGGCCACCGGAGGGTACGACACGGGCGACGACAGCTGCACGACCGCCACGTCGCTGGCGCTGGCCGGATGGGTCACGATGCGCACCGCCACCTTGACCGTCCCGCCGGACGTGCGGTCGATCGAGCCGATCCGGGCCTGCACGTTCGACGGGCTGTCGCCCTGTACGCAGTGCCGGGCGGTGAGCAGCCAGTCCGGGCGGATGAGGGCGGCTCCGCAGAAGTGCCCGCCGCCGCGGCTCTGCAGGGAGGCGGCGAACGGGTACGCCTCCGTGGCGGGCTGCCCGCCCACAATGCGCGGACCGACGGGCGTAGGCCGGTTACCGCCTGCTGCTCCGGCCGCGGGCGCGGTCAGCCCGACAAGGGCGGCGGCGAGCAGGGGCATGCTGAACTGACGTAGGCGCATGGGCACCTCCGGACGGGGACGGGAATTGTTAAGTTTCTATACCTGATCGCCCGACTGTGGAAGAACCGAAATTTCGCCGCTCGATGCCGGTCGATGTCCGGCCTATAATGCTCGGCTGTGACGGGCGACGTCGCCACGCTCCTGCATACGGGGCCCTTCCATCGCGCCCTGCGTGCCGCCGTGGCCGCCCGCGGCCTCACCCTCGACCGGCTGCGGGTCCGGCTCGGGGCGCGCGGCGTCCCGGTGGGGCTGTCCACCCTCAGCGACTGGCAGCACGGCCGCAGCCGTCCGTCGTCGCCGCTCGCCGTCGAGGCGCTCAGCGAGATTCTGCGACTGCCGCCCGGTGCGCTCGCCGCGCTGCTGCAGATCCCCGCTGACCCACTGCCGCGAACCGGGCTGGCAGAGCGCGACGGTGCACTGGCGGAGCTGCTCGACGCGCTGCCTGGCTCCCGCCGGGTCGATCTCGAGGTGCTCAGCCGCCAGGACAAGGTCTGCGTCGACGCCCAGCGCCGATCGTCCTCACTGTGGCAGCGCACCTGTGTGCGGGCGTCGCGCGACGGCGTCGACCGGTACGTCGTGCGCCACTTCGGCGACACCGACGGCTCGTCCCCCGTCGCCGAGCTAGTCGCGCTGGAGAACTGCCGCGTGGGCCGAGTGCTGCGCCACCCCCGGGCTCCGGTGCTGGTCGCCGAGCTGCTCTTCGGCCAGGCCCTGCACGTCGGGGACACCTGGATCTTCGAGACCCTGACCCGGGACCGGTCGCCGGAGATCAGCACCGTGCACGCGTACGGATTCCGCCATGCGGTCGCGCAGTACCTGCTGGAGGTGCGCTTTCACCCCTCAGCACTGCCGGTCTCCTGCTACAGCTTCGTCCAGGCCGGTCTGGCCGCCGAACGCCGCCGCACCGGCGAGCTGGCCCTTTCCTCCCACCACGCCGTTCATCTGATGGCCGCCGACATGACCGGCGGGCTGCTGGGCATCGGCTGGCGGTGGTAGGGCCCCGAGCCGCGGCCCCATCGACGCCGCCGCGTCCGCTCATTCTGAACTGAGCTCTTCGGGAGCTCATCTCCTAAGGAACTCGGCTCCACATGCGTCCGAGCCGTGCAGACTAATCCTGGCGGTCAGCCGCGATCCGCTCGGCGTGGCAGAGGCCGCAGGTCCTGGCACGGTGACCGCGATGGTAGCGGCACATCTCCTCAGCGCTCCGCGATCGTGTGGCGACGGCCTTCACCACAGTCTGCACCGGTGTACCCCGGAAGCTGTGCCGCAGTCCGATGCTCACTTGTTCTCGACGCATCCAGTTGCGCCAGGTGGCCGCCCAGTCGGTCCTCAGCCCCCGCGGTCGGGTTGGGCTTTCCAGTAGTCGATGAAGGCGTCGGTGGCGGCTGGTCCGACGTTTGGGAGTATTTGGCGCGGGCCCAGGCAAGCATCTCTTCGGTGATCCGGAAGTCGTCGGGTATTCGGGATCCGTCGCTGACGTCATTGGACCGGAGACCACGAGGATCTGCCGGAGCCGGGCGGGCCCTGCGCGCGGGACGGTCTTTGGATAGAGAACTCTCCGAAGGAGAGTTCTCCATAGATGCATGTCCGCCTGGCGGACTGTAGGTGTCGCCAAGCGGACCGGCGGTGTACCGCCTCGCGGACACCTCTCAGTGTCCGCCTGGCGGACCTGTCCGCCAGGCGGACTGCCGGGCGCCTTGGTGCGGCGGCGGGAAGAGCGCTCAGGTTTGTCGACGCGGTCCTCGACGGCGAGGAGTACGGGCCAGCCTTCACGCTCCTCGCGGAGATGGCGACGATCACGAGTGCGTGGATCCATGGGCGGCGCACCGCTTACACGGCCGGGTCACCCGGGACGAGATGCACGCCTTCGATCTCCAGACCGCGCACGAGTGCCTCGGCGCGGCAGCGCG is a genomic window containing:
- a CDS encoding trypsin-like serine protease, encoding MRLRQFSMPLLAAALVGLTAPAAGAAGGNRPTPVGPRIVGGQPATEAYPFAASLQSRGGGHFCGAALIRPDWLLTARHCVQGDSPSNVQARIGSIDRTSGGTVKVAVRIVTHPASASDVAVVQLSSPVSYPPVAIAPSVPIGAPIRLLGWGATRDPNPGPPPAILQQLDTTVLPDSRCGTGGPQLCVGNVDGWRGACYGDSGGPAVLRAAGGWQLAGTTTGGTSAVCGQGPSIYMDAATHRGWIESVVGGSVPPPTDPPPGGSWAPYTAYAVGAVVTYGGTGYRALQAHTSVPGWEPPHTPALWQPL
- a CDS encoding DUF2625 family protein, with product MRGLIIAYDVLGGQFAWIPAQPGAAPTVHYFGPDVLDWQDLEQGYADWLSAILAGSLTRFYDTLRWSGWQAAVQTLPPGQGITVYPPPRSREGKNLSTTSRMPAPLIQLASYYQDTAHQLGSQDHST
- a CDS encoding helix-turn-helix domain-containing protein, translated to MNRCTEVSVPGTLSGDPGQTLPFFGRVRFQGDRLLRFQAKIADTVVGPALAEAGTPEPHPFGAALRKLMDNRGVSVKDLAMRTARAMSTINAVQTGWHNPHPVLIREIARALDIPEADLAAIAGVDDATFGVAEDTSTQLGGPQ